The Prosthecobacter vanneervenii region AACGCATCGCGCATGCCCGGCGCAGGTAGGGCGCTTGGTCCTCCAAGCGCCGTTTCTCGCAGGCTGATGGGTTCTCTCGATGCCGCATGACTGCTCCACCTCACAGACCTCTCGCGGCTGGTTGGGGACAACCAGCCCTACCCTGCAACCAGCCCTACCCTGCAACCAGCCCTGCCTTGCCTACAACAGCTCCTCAACAAAACGCTTGGAATCAAACGGCTGAAAATCCTCCGCCTTCTCTCCGAGGCCGATGAACCTTGTGGGCACGCCGAGTTCCTGCTGAATGGGCACCAGCACGCCGCCTTTGCCACTGCCGTCCAGCTTGGTGACGATGACGCCGGTCAGGGGAATCGCTTTATGGAATTCGCGTGCCTGCTGCAGCGCATTGCCGCCTGTGGTGGCATCGCAGACCAGCAGCACTTCATGCGGTGAGCTGGTATCTTTGCGCCCGAGGATGCGATGGATCTTCTTGAGCTCCTCCATCAGATTGTGCTTCGTGTGGAGGCGGCCTGCGGTGTCGCAGATGAGGAAGTCGGCTTCTGTTTTCACCGCTTTTTCGTAGCCGTCAAAACACACGGCTGCGGGGTCGCAGTTCGGCGGTCCTTTGACCAGCGGGATCTGCAGGCGCTCAGACCAGACGGTGAGCTGCTCCACAGCAGCGGCGCGGAAGGTGTCTGCAGCGGCCAGCACGATCTTGTAGCCGCGCTTGTGCAGCAGGTTGGCCAGCTTGGCGGTGCTGGTGGTCTTGCCGGTGCCGTTCACTCCCACGATCAGGAGCACCTTGGGCTTGCCTGGTATGGGCTCCAGCGGCGGCACGGTCTCAGGCAAAATCTTGCGCACATGCTCGCGTGCCACCTGCACGATGTCCGCACCGTGCAGCGTGCGCTGGCGTGACTTGAGGTCCTTCACAATCTGCAGCGCCAGACGCGGGCCCAGATCTCCGGAGATGAGGGAGGCCTCCAGCTCGTCCCAGTCGATGTCGGGCTTGGTGAAGCGCTGAAGGAGGGATTTGAAGAAACCGGCCATGCAGAGGGTCTAGGAAGGTTGCGGAGCAGAAGCGGCGGGAGATCCCGGTTTACGCAGAGACTTGGCCAGCTTGTCCAGCACGCCATTCACAAAGGAGCCGGACTCTCCAGCGCTCAGCGCCTTGGCGATGTCGATGGCCTCGTTCAGGATCACCGGCGTGGGCACCTCCGGGCAGTAAAGCAGCTCGTAGGACGCCACGCGCAGCACGTTGCGGTCCACGGCGGCCAGACGCTCAAAGCTGAAGTTTTCGATCTGTTTGGAGATCCCCGTGTCGATCTCCTCCTGATGGGAGAGCACCCCCTGGATCAGGCTTTCGGCAAAGGCACGTGTGGAGGTCTTGGCGCTGTGCAGCGTCCAGAATGCAGCTGCGTCCTCGGGTTTGGCTTCAGCCCCCTGAAGATCACGGGCAAAGAGAAATTGAATGGCGGCCTCGCGGCCTTCGCGGCGTCTTCCCATGGTTAGGCTTGGTCGATGGGTTCGCCGGCAAAGGTGGCTTTCATCTTGCCGAAAAGGTTGATCATCTTCACGCAGGTCTGCGCGGCTTCCGTGCCACGGTTGATGGTGGCGCCGAGGCAGCGCTCCTCTGCCTGCTCTTCGCTGCTGACGAGCAGCACCTCATGAATTACAGGGATGCAATGCTTGACTGCCATCTGCTGCAGGGCGTCCGTCACAGAGGCACCCACCAGATCCGCATGCTCCGTGCTGCCACGGATGATGACGCCGAGCGTGATCACAGCGTCCGGCGTGCTGCCACGCAGCACATGCTCCACACACACGGGAATCTCAAAGGCTCCGGGCACACGATAGACATCCACTGAGGCATTGGGCGCGATGACCTCGATCTCTTCACGGGCGGCATTGAGCAGGCCCTGGACGAACTGGTTGTTATAGAGGGAGGCGACGATCGCGATATTGACCGGCTCCTGGGTGGGTCGTGGACGACTGGAGGCGTAATTGGACATGAGAGGGAAAAATGAGGAATGAACGGGAAGAAGGCGGCGGGCTCAGAGCTTGTGCCCCATCTTCTTTTTCTTGGTTTCGAGGTAGCGGGCGTTTTCGGGCTTGGGGGTGGACTTCACCGGCACCTGCTCCACGATCTCCAGCTTGTGGCCTTCCAGGCCCACCACCTTGCGGGGGTTGTTGGTCATGAGCAGGAGCTTGCGCACGCCCAGGTCGGAGATGATCTGCGCGCCGATGCCGTAGTCGCGCAGGTCCATGGCAAAGCCGAGCTTCAGATTGGCCTCCACGGTGTCCAGCCCCTGCTCCTGCAGCTTGTAAGCCATGATCTTGCCGTGCAGCCCGATGCCGCGCCCTTCATGGCCGCGCATGTAGATGATGATCCCCTTTCCTGCGGTGGCGATCTGCTTCATGGCAGCATGCAGCTGGCTGCCGCAGTCGCAGCGGCGGGAGGCAAACACATCGCCCGTGAGGCACTCGCTGTGCACCCGCACCAGCACCGGAGAGTCAGGGGTGATGTCCCCCATGACCATGGCCACGTGGTGGATGCCGTCGAGGTGGCTCTTGTAAAGGTGCAGCTTGAAGGTGCCGAAGTCCGTGGGCATGTCCACCACCTCCATCTTTTCCACCAGCTTCTCGCTCAGGCGGCGATGGGCGATGAGGTCGGCGATGCTGCACATCTTGAGCTTGTGCTTTTTGGCAAATTTCTTCAGGTTCGGCAGCCGTGCCATGGTGCCGTCCGGGTTCATGATCTCGATGAGCACCCCGGCCTCCCGCAGTCCGGCCAAGCGGGCCAGATCCACGGCCGCCTCGGTATGCCCGGCACGGCGCAGCACACCGCCGGGCTTGGCCACCAGGGGATTGATATGCCCGGGCTGGACCAGATCATCCGGCCTGCTTTTGGCGTCTGCAAGCAGACGGATGGTGTGGCAGCGATCGGCGGCGCTGATGCCGGTGGTGATGCCCTTGGCCGCGTCCACCGTCACGGTGAAGTCCGTGCGGAAGGCCTCGCGGTTCTCCGGCACCATGCTGGCCAGGTTTAGACACTCAGCGATCTCCAAGGAAACCGGCACGCACAGCATGCCCCCTCCCTGGCGCACCATGAAATTGACCATCTCCGGCGTGATCTTCTCCGCCGCACAGATCAGGTCGCCTTCATTTTCACGGTCTTCGTCATCGGTGACGATGACCATACGTCCGGCGCGAATGTCTGCGATGACAGACTCCACGGAGTCGAAAACGGATTCCTTTTTGCGGGGCATGAGAGAGGTGGGAAAGAGCCAGTGCCGCAGGGGAGCGGCTTCAGGGGTTAATGACTTAGCTGATGGACGACTGTTTTCCAGTGCGAGTTGGTTTTTCGTTGCTGAAAAGGACCGGGCTCGCGTAATGTCAAACCATGCCGCCACCCGCCAAAGTGAAACGTCCGTCATCGGTGACTGTGGGCGAGTTTTTCAGTCTCAATGAAAAAAGCCTCAAGCTGAAGCTGGTGGGCACAGATGTGGGCTTCTCCCGCAAGATCAACGAGCCCTCCGTCAACCGCCCCGGCCTGGCCCTCTCCGGCTTCTTCACCTACTTTGCCTACAAGCGCATCCAGGTCATCGGCAATTCCGAGCACTCCTTCCTCGAAGGGCTGGACCCCAAGCTGCGGGAGGCCCGCTTCAGCCAGCTCTGCTCCTGGGACATCCCCTGCATCGTGGTGGCACGCGGCCACCGGCTGGAGGACGCCCTGGTGGATCTGGCCAACGAGGCCGGCATCTCCGTCTTTCAGACGAGCATGATGACCATGAAGTTCCTCAACGCCGCCACCATCAAGCTGGAGTGGGCCTTTGCCCCCACCCTGCTGGTGCACGGCTGCCTGGTGGATGTACAGGGGCTAGGCGTGCTCATCCAGGGTGAAAGCGGCTGCGGCAAGAGTGAAAGCGTGATCGGCCTGCTACAGCGCGGGGCCAGCCTCGTGGCGGACGACGCCGTGCGTCTGCGCCTCATCGAGGACCGTGAGGTCGTCGGCTCCGCCCCGGACATCACCCGGGGGATGATCGAGATCCGCGGCCTGGGCATCCTCAACGTGGCGGCCCTCTTTGGCGTCAGCGCCGTGCGCCTCAGCAAGCGGCTGGACCTCATCGTGGAGCTCGTGCGCGGGGCCAAGACCGAGGACCTGGAGCGCGTGGGTGTCAGCAGCGATACCAGCGACATCATGGGCATCAAGATTGGCCGGGTGGCCCTGCCCGTGGAGCCTGGGCGGGACGTGGCCGGGCTCATCGAACTGGCCGCCATCAACTTCAAGCTGCGCACCTTTGGCTACAACAGCGCGGTAGAGTTTGACCAAAGGTTGTTGAAAAAGATGACGGATGATCAATTAGGTTAGTCCCAGCCCAGCATTCCCTTTCCACCATGAGCATCCAAAAAGAACTCACGATTCGCAACAAAATGGGCATGCACGCACGTCCGGCGGCGCAGTTCGTCAAACGCGCCAGCAAGTACCAGTGCGATGTCTGGGTGGAAAAGGACGATGAGCCGGTGAACGGCAAGAGCATCATGGGCCTCATGATGCTGGCCGCCGGCCGAGGAGAGACCATCAAAATCATCGCCGACGGCTCCGACGCTGAAGCCGCCGTGGCGGATCTGGAAGAACTGGTGACGTCCGGGTTCGGGGATTCGGAATAAAAGAGGACTCACTCCTCGAAGCGCTGCTTTATCCTGAGCCAGGTGATCGTTTTCATCAGTGCCTCCGGAGAAAAACCGACCTTTTGACGTGCGCGCCTGCGCAAATACAGCGGCAGCGCGTACGGCAGTGAAAGCAGCGGCAGCCAGATGAAAGCCGCCAGCTTTGGCGAGATGGCATCCCAGGACCAGCCGATCAGGGGCGGGACGTGGATCAAGGCCGCCACATAGGCGACGCAGAGCGCAATGAACCCATAGAGCATCAACACCTGTCGCCAGTGCAGCGGGATGCGCTCAACCAAGATTACGGACTTGGAGGAAAAGGCCACCGAATCCACGTCCCCCTTTCGATGGCGCATCAGGCGCACACTTCTGAGCGGGAATAGTGGCAGGTAAAACAACGAAACCCACTCCGTGGTGACGTAGGAGCCATCGGGCCTAAAGTCGCACTCACCGTAATAAGCAGTGCCAATTCCATTGAAGGTAAAGGGCATGGGAAGCCGCAGGGCTATGCCAAGGGTTTACTTCTTCCCCACCGACTCCTTGATCCGTGGAGACACCCGGATGTCGCTGCCATCCTTCACCTCGATGGGTGCTGGCTGCTGCGGAGCTGGCTCTTTGAGCGCCTGCACCAGCATCGTGCCCACAAAATAGATCAGCCCGCCCCCCAGCCCAGCCGCAATGGCGATCAAATGCCGCTGCCACACATGATCACGGTCGATAATATACCAGAAGCGCATGCAGAAGAGGATCCACATGATGCTGGCGGCTAGGACGAGGAGGAGGCCGGAAGACATGGCGGAAAGTGTGGCGTGAAATACGAATGCCTGCGACAGAAAAAACAAAACCCCGCACAGGGCGGGGTTTTGCACACATCGAGCTGAAAAAAGACGATTAACGCTTGGAGAACTGGAAGCGCTTGCGGGCACCTGGACGGCCGGGCTTCTTACGTTCCTTGGCGCGGGAGTCACGGGTCAGCAGACCGTTCTGCTTGAGGACGCCGCGAAGCTCAGGATTCACGCCGATCAAAGCACGGGCAATGCCCAGACGCACTGCACCGACCTGGCCGGTGGAACCACCGCCGGTGGCGTTCACCTTGAAGTCATAGGTCTGACGGGAATTGGTGAGAGCCAGCGGGAAAAGGATCTGGTTCTGCAGGGCGACGGTGGGGAAGTACTCCTCGAAGTCGCGGCCGTTCACGGTGATGCTGCCGGAGCCTTCGGTGATGAAGACGCGGGCGATGGCGGTCTTGCGGCGGCCAGTGGTGGTTTTGAGAGGCTTGCTCATGCGATGGGGTGAACGGTAAAAATTAGGCGACGGCGAAAGGCTTCGGATTCTGAGCCTCATGCGGATGCTCGGCACCGGAGTAGATCTTGAGCTTGCCCAGGATGGCACGGCCAAGACGGTTGTGGGGGACCATGCCCTTCACTGCACGCTCAACAAGAAGCTGAGGGCGGCGGGCGCGCACGCGCTCGACGTTTTCGACCTTCTGGTTGCCGACGTAGCCAGCCTTGGAGGTGTAGATCTTCTGCTCTTCCTTCTTGCCGGTCAGACGGACTTCAGCGGCGTTCAGAACGACCACGAAATCACCCGTGTCCACATGGGGGGTGAAGGTGGGCTTGGTTTTGCCGCGCAGGAGGTTGGCGGCTGCGACTGCGACGTCTCCAAGAACCTGGTTCTTGGCGTCGATGACCCACCACGTGGGGGTATGCTCCTGGGCTTTGGCTGAAAACGTCTTCATGAATGATGTGTACGAAAAATCTTCCGTTCTGGGGAAGAAGGGGGGCCGCGATGGTAGGAGGTTTGGTCAAAGAGTCAAGGCAGAAACAAAGTTATTCACAATGAAAATGCATCTGACTCGCGTTTTTGGGTCCGATTTCCCACTTTCGAGAGGCCTGCAGCCCATGCTTCACTTCCTCCACAGCCATTTCATCGCCTCGGGGAAGAGGCTCGCACCGTGCTTGCTGTTGTGGGCACCCGTCCCGAAGGAGAAGGTATAATCATACTTCTGGTAGGCCAGCGCGGCGGCCATCTGCTGATTGGCCAGCGGCCAGTTGCCAAAGGGGTTGTCCAGGTCGCTGCTGCCATCCTGCAAATACACCCGCAGCGGCTTGCGCTCCGTGAGGCGGATGATGGAGGGGTACACATGCCCGCCCGCCAGATCCACATAGCTGCCGATGGTGGAGAAGACCTTGCGAAACTTGTCCGGGCGCTCCCACGCCACAGTAAAGGCGCAGATGGCTCCGCTGCTGGCACCTGCAAGCGCCCAGCCCTCGGGGTTTTCAGTCAGCTTGTAGTCCTTCTGCACCTGCGGGATAATTTCTTCGAGGAGGAAGCGCGCATAGGTGTCTCCCAGCGTGTTGTACTCCTTGCCACGGTTGTTGTTCTTCCACGCGCTCTGCGGCTTCGTCTCGCCGATGTGCCCGGGATTGATGAAGATGGCGATGGTGGGCGGCATGTCTCCGCTGGCGATGAGGTTGTCAAACACCACCGGCACGCGCCATGCGCCCTTCACGCCCACGTAGTCGTGCCCGTCTTGAAACACCATCAGGTTGGCCGGCTGCTCCGCCTTGTACTGCGCCGGCACATAGATCCACCAGTCCCGCTTGGTGCCTGCATAGATCTTCGACTCATGCACCGGCATCGCGATCACCTTCCCCTTCGGCACATCCGCCTTCTCCTGGGAGAGCGGCCCGAGTTGGTATTCGTCGGCAGCGAAGGTGGAAACACTGAGCAACGAAAGGATCGTCAGAGCAATACGAGATTTCATGATTTGGACGCCATGTTGAGGAAGGCTGAAGTGAACGTCAAGAATGTTGAACATCCTGCACCCAGCTGGCGAGCTGCCAGGATCATCATTGCATACAGCACTCGAATATGAACAATGCACCTGCAAATGAGCGCTTCAGATCCCCAGTATCACGTGATCATTGGCACACCCTCGTCATCATCTGGCAGGAGCCCTCTCACGGATAGTGCGCATGCCACCCGGGCGCAGGCCGCAGCTCGCTGCCGTGAAATCATGTTCCGCTGGCTCGATGACCGTCATGCCGACAACACACCCCCGATCAGGAGTGTCCGCATGTACCGCTCAGAGGGTGCTTTCCCTTGGATCAAGCCTTTGACAGACGAACCCCCTGATGCCGAGACTCCTGTTTTTAGCGAGGCGCTGGCACAGGAGTGGGTGAATGAGACATCCGCCAAGGACTGGCCGCATCTGCTTGCGCGTGTTGCAGCGGCGAAACGTGAGATCCCTCGTGGCTGGTTCCGCTGGCTTCATCACACCTCTCTCGCGCGCTTCGAAGAAGAATATAGCAACAACGGCCCCTCCGTCATGCAACAGCTGCAGTTCAGATCGGAGTGGCACGCTCTTTCTCAATCGGCCAGGCTTGATTCAAAACGCCTCGGTGAATTGCTGCCTCTGCTGGAGATCCATTCTTGGGAGGTCGGTTGCTACGGTCTTCATCGTCTCGCGGAGTCGGGCTGGAGGCAGCTGAGCCCGCGGGCACGTGGCAGGCTGCTCGCGGGCATGGCAAATTCAGAAAGTCTCTGTGATGAAGAATTGGTATGGCACGAAAGCCCCTCAGCACCTGGAGCCTTTCCTCCCACCCCAGCAGTGAGCGTCAGCACATGGCTCATGGCGCGTCTTTCAGACGCCGAGTTTGATGCGGAAAGTGTGCTGGAAATAGCCTGCCACGCAGTCAGAAATGAAGACCCCCAGCTGCTGGCCAGGATCCTCCACGCAGGAGCTGCACGCCTGGGAGAAAGCATCGAGCGCATGGAACCCTTCCATCCGGAGTCATGGACAAGGAATGTCCGTGATTTTGATGTCACCGGATACCTAAGCCACCGGGTTGTCGACATGGTGCTAGAAGCAGCCATCCTGCGCAGGTACAGAATGGGGCAGCGTCTGGCACTGGCCTCCGGGGCAAGCCCTAACATCCGCATCTGGGAGCTTGAATCATGCAGCAATGAGCAGTTCACCGCCTTGAGTTATGCGATTGATCAACACGATTTCGAACTTGTTGAACTGCTGCTCGCCCACCCCTTCGTCGGAGCCGATGAAGTCAGCAGCAAATCCCTTTTCCTGGCGATCAGAATGTGCCATCACAAGCTGGCCGAGCGCATCCTCGACAGGGGAGTTCCATTTGATCGTGGCGACTTCATCGAGGGTTTGGACCCATCACTTCCCGGCAGCAAACCCGGATGGAAAAACTTTCCCGAACTTCCCCAATGTGAACCAGCCGACTTTGAAAGAGCCGAACGCCTGAGCTCTGGGCTGCCTTTATCCCACCCCTCAGCGGTGCCTTGGTTCATCCACGGCTGCAGCATGATGGGCGGCAGTTGCAGCACGATTTTGGCAGCGCTGCTTCACAGAGATGACCTGAAACATCTGCAATACTACCACTCCAGGGGCCTGCCGCTGCGAATGACGACGTCAGACTTTGCCATCGCACTCGCTGTGGAATCCTACGACTGCCTGTGCTGGCTGATGCAGCAATGGGGAGCACCCAAGAGTTTCTTGCTGAAGCTTCGGCGCGAAATCCCTGCATTCGGCACTCGGGGCAGGCTGTGGATGGTGCGCGCTGACGCTCGGCGTGTGGGTCTTCTGGATACCTTCGACACCAGTGGCCAGGAACCGCTCCATCTGCCTGATGGCGGACGCCTATGGATGGATTTCTCAGGCCTCGTCATCCAGGATGACCAACTAGGTCCGAGCTATAAACGCCAGATCTGCATCGACCCACGGCGGCGGCCTGGCTTCGTCGTCCTGCGCTCCGTCTCGATCACATGGGCATCCTGCCGCCACCCCAAAAGTGATTATGAATTACAAAGCATGATCCCTCTGATCAAAGAGATGAATGGCCAGTTTTTTTACACAGGCATGACACTTGGAACGCTAGGCGATCAGCGCGGCCTCAGCAGCATACACTCCCAACTGAAGTCGTGGAGTCAGGGCACGTATTGGAAGCAAATGCGCCCCGGAATCCTCGAACGCGCCATGCAAAACAACGTTCCATTTTCATTCAAAACTCCGCAGCAGCCCCTCCCTCGTCGATCTGCCTTCACAGCCCTCAATAGCTTGCGACAGAAGCTGGCAGCGTTTTGGAGGAGTCCTTGACAGGCGCTCATCATGCACACCGGTTTTCGCACGGCCCCACTTACTGGGCACAAAACAGATCAGCCCAGCCGCTCTGCGCAACTGGGCTGATCATCGAATGTGAAGCTGAGCACAGAGCCTTACGCGATCCGTCCACAGCACTGCTTATACTTCTTCCCGCTGCCGCAGGGGCATGGGTCATTGCGGCCGATGTTGGTCACTTTGGGCTTGGGGCGCGGACCTACGGAACTGGGGAGGATGAGGCGGGGGCCGTCGCGCTCAGGGCTGGGCGGCGGGGCTTCCTGCTCCTCTTCCTCCTGACGCTGCTGGGGGGCATCGCCTCCGCTCTGCTGCATGGCCATCTGGGCCAGGAAGTGCTCAAAGGCGGCGAGCTGCTGCGTGCTGCGGAAGAGATTGCCCAGGACCTCGCCGTTGATGTTGTTCATCAGTTCGGCAAAGATCGTGAAGGCTTCCTGCTTGAACTCGATGAGCGGATCCTTCTGGCCGTAAGTGCGCAGGTTCACACCTTCCTTCAGCGCATCCAGCGCGAAGAGGTGCTCCTGCCACAGGCGGTCGATGGCGTTGAGCAGGATCATTTTCTCGATCTCCTGCAGCACGGTCGGGTTGGCATTGCCCACCTTGACCTCGTAGGCACCGAGGATCTTGTCCTTGAGGAAGGCTGACTTGGCGTCGAAGTCGAGCGCCATGAACTCATCATCAAACGCACGCAGGCCGATGGGGAAGGTCGTGTTCACCCAGGAGAGCAGGCCCTCGTAGTCGTCGCCTTCTTCGTTCTTCGCGTCCTTGGACACAAAGGCGCCAAGGCGTTCGGTGATGCCCTTTTCCACAGCCTCATTGATGAGGATGCGGGTGTCGTTGCTGTTGAGCACGTCGTTGCGCCATTCATAGACGACTTCGCGCTGCTGGTTCATCACGTCATCGTATTCCAGCACGCGCTTGCGCCAGACGTAGTTGCGCTGCTCCACGCGTTTCTGCGCGGTTTCGACGGAGCGGTTCAGCCAGGGGTGCTGGAGCTCCTCCCCCTCCTTCATGCCAAAGCGCTCCATCATCTTCGTCATGCGCTCGGCGGCGCCGAAGTTGCGCATGAGGTCGTCTTCAAAGCTGAGGAAGAACTTGCTCTCGCCGGGGTCGCCCTGACGAGCGGAACGGCCGCGCAGCTGGCGGTCCACACGGCGGCTTTCATGGCGCTCCGTGGCCAGCACAAAGAGGCCGCCCAGTTCGGCAACTCCTTCGCCCAGCTTGATGTCCGTTCCACGACCAGCCATGTTGGTGGAGATGGTCACAGCACCGCGCTGTCCGGCGCGGGCCACGATCTCGGCCTCCTGGCGGTGGTACTTCGCATTCAGCACGTTGTGCGTGATCTTCTGCAGCTTGAGCATGCGGGAGACCATTTCAGAGGCTTCCACGCTGGCGGTACCGACGAGTACCGGCTGGCCCTTGGCGTGCAGCTCGCGGATCAGCTCGATCACGGCGGTGAACTTCTCGCGGCGGGTCTTGTAGATGCTGTCGTTGTGGTCCTGACGTTTCACCGGACGGTTGGTCGGGATGGTGAGCACATCAAGGCTGTAGATGTCGTGGAACTCGGCGGCGTCCGTTTCAGCGGTGCCGGTCATGCCGCCAAGCTTCTGGTAGAGTCGGAAGTAGTTCTGAATGGTGATGGTGGCCAGGGTCTGTGTCTCAGCGTCGATCTGCACGCCTTCCTTGGCCTCCACAGCCTGGTGCAGGCCGTCGCTCCAGCGGCGTCCGGCCATCTTACGGCCCGTCTGTGCGTCCACGATGACGACTTTGTTTTCTTCCACCACGTACTCCACGTCCTTCTCATAGAGGCAGTAGGCACGCAGCAGCTGGCTGATCTGATGGATGCGCTGTCCCTGGTGGGAGAGGCGGTCCTGCATTTCGGCCTTCTTGCGGGTGCGGGCGTCTTCAGAGAGCGTCTTGTCGCCGTCGATCTCAGAGTAAACCGTGGCGATGTCCGGCAGCACGAAGGCGTCCGGCTCGTCGGGGCTGAGGAAATTGCGGCCCATCTCGGTGAGGTCGGCGTCGTGGGACTTCTCTTCGATGAAGTAGTAGAGCTCTTCCTTGAGCTTGAAGTACTCCACCTTCTGCGTGTCGGCATAGAGGGAGAGCTCGGCCTTTTCCATGGCACGGCGGAGTTCGGGCTCCTCCATGCAGCGGGTGAGGGCGCGGTTCTTGGGCTGGCCCATGTGCACCTGGAAGAGCTTCTTGCCGGCCAGATCCATGTCTCCGGCGACGGCGGCCTCCTTGGCCTCGGTGATGAGGCGGTTGCACAGCGTGTTCTGGCGGCGCACCAGCTGCTCCACCAGGGGCTTGTAGCGCTCATACTGGTGATTGCTCTCGGCAGCCATCACGGGGCCGCTGATGATGAGGGGTGTGCGCGCCTCATCGATGAGCACGGAGTCCACTTCGTCCACGATGGCAAAGTAGTGGCCGCGCTGAACCTGCTGGTCCTTGCTGGAGGCCATGCCGTTGTCGCGCAGGTAGTCAAAGCCGAACTCGCTGTTGGTGCCGTAGGTGATGTCCGTGAGGTACTGCTCGCGGCGGAGGTGCGGCGGCTGGTCGTTCTGGATGCAGCCCACGGTCAGGCCCAGGAATTTGTAAAGGCTGCCCATCCACTCGCTGTCGCGTCGTGCCAGGTAGTCGTTCACGGTGATCACGTGCACGCCGCGTCCAGTCAGCGCATTGAGGTAGGTCGGCAGGGTGCCCACGAGGGTTTTACCTTCACCGGTGGCCATTTCGGCGATCATTCCGCGGTGCAGGGCCACACCACCAATGAGCTGCACGTCAAAGTGCACCATGTTCCAGCCCAGCGGGTGGTCGCACACCATGATCTCGCGGCCGCACATGCGACGAGCGGCGTTTTTCACCACGGCGTAGGCTTCCGGCAGGATGTCATTGAGCATCTTCTGCTCGATGGCGGCAAAGTCGGGCTGGATGGCATTCCAGGCTTCGCGGGAGCGGTCCACGCGCTCTTTTTTCTGCTCCAGGCTGGCGCTGCGCCAGGCTCCCTTGGCCAGGTAGCTGTCGTCCAGAGAGGGGAAATGCTGCTTCAGCGCGGCAAAGTACTGCTCCACGGATTCCAGGCAGGCATCCACCGCCGCCTCATCGGCGATTCGCAGGCCCACCCCGCCGAGAAACGGCGGCGTGTGAAAGGCACGGAACTGAGCCTGCCACTTCTGCGTACGTTCGCGCAGCGCCTCCTCGGGCTCGTTTTGCAGCTGCGCTTCGATGCGGTTGATCTCGGCCACCACGGGCTGGAGCTTGCGCACGGTGCGCTGGTTCTTGGTGCCGATGATTTTTTTGATGATCCAGTTGAACATGGGGAAATAAGATACGACGCCCGGCCTGCAATGGTCGGAACGGAGGGACGCCGAATGTGGCGGATGTCAGCCAGTGCGCAAGGACTCAAACGCGCTGTCTTTAGCGGAGTACCACGTCTTTGACCCGCCGTGGGATCATCGCGCTGCGCACCACGTCCGGACTCACACTGCGCAGGAAATCGAGCAAAACCACGGGAGATTCCACGATCATGCGCTCGATCTGGTCGCGCCGGTGCGTCCAGCGGGAGTTGCGGTGCAGGTATTCCAGGTCGGCCAGGATTTCCTCCACATCGCCCTCGCTGAAACCGGCGAGCTGGAATGCGTAGGGGTCAAGGAGTGGCATGGCGTGGCAGGGGTGGAATGGGCCGGATGAAATCGAGAA contains the following coding sequences:
- a CDS encoding ankyrin repeat domain-containing protein; the encoded protein is MFRWLDDRHADNTPPIRSVRMYRSEGAFPWIKPLTDEPPDAETPVFSEALAQEWVNETSAKDWPHLLARVAAAKREIPRGWFRWLHHTSLARFEEEYSNNGPSVMQQLQFRSEWHALSQSARLDSKRLGELLPLLEIHSWEVGCYGLHRLAESGWRQLSPRARGRLLAGMANSESLCDEELVWHESPSAPGAFPPTPAVSVSTWLMARLSDAEFDAESVLEIACHAVRNEDPQLLARILHAGAARLGESIERMEPFHPESWTRNVRDFDVTGYLSHRVVDMVLEAAILRRYRMGQRLALASGASPNIRIWELESCSNEQFTALSYAIDQHDFELVELLLAHPFVGADEVSSKSLFLAIRMCHHKLAERILDRGVPFDRGDFIEGLDPSLPGSKPGWKNFPELPQCEPADFERAERLSSGLPLSHPSAVPWFIHGCSMMGGSCSTILAALLHRDDLKHLQYYHSRGLPLRMTTSDFAIALAVESYDCLCWLMQQWGAPKSFLLKLRREIPAFGTRGRLWMVRADARRVGLLDTFDTSGQEPLHLPDGGRLWMDFSGLVIQDDQLGPSYKRQICIDPRRRPGFVVLRSVSITWASCRHPKSDYELQSMIPLIKEMNGQFFYTGMTLGTLGDQRGLSSIHSQLKSWSQGTYWKQMRPGILERAMQNNVPFSFKTPQQPLPRRSAFTALNSLRQKLAAFWRSP
- the secA gene encoding preprotein translocase subunit SecA gives rise to the protein MFNWIIKKIIGTKNQRTVRKLQPVVAEINRIEAQLQNEPEEALRERTQKWQAQFRAFHTPPFLGGVGLRIADEAAVDACLESVEQYFAALKQHFPSLDDSYLAKGAWRSASLEQKKERVDRSREAWNAIQPDFAAIEQKMLNDILPEAYAVVKNAARRMCGREIMVCDHPLGWNMVHFDVQLIGGVALHRGMIAEMATGEGKTLVGTLPTYLNALTGRGVHVITVNDYLARRDSEWMGSLYKFLGLTVGCIQNDQPPHLRREQYLTDITYGTNSEFGFDYLRDNGMASSKDQQVQRGHYFAIVDEVDSVLIDEARTPLIISGPVMAAESNHQYERYKPLVEQLVRRQNTLCNRLITEAKEAAVAGDMDLAGKKLFQVHMGQPKNRALTRCMEEPELRRAMEKAELSLYADTQKVEYFKLKEELYYFIEEKSHDADLTEMGRNFLSPDEPDAFVLPDIATVYSEIDGDKTLSEDARTRKKAEMQDRLSHQGQRIHQISQLLRAYCLYEKDVEYVVEENKVVIVDAQTGRKMAGRRWSDGLHQAVEAKEGVQIDAETQTLATITIQNYFRLYQKLGGMTGTAETDAAEFHDIYSLDVLTIPTNRPVKRQDHNDSIYKTRREKFTAVIELIRELHAKGQPVLVGTASVEASEMVSRMLKLQKITHNVLNAKYHRQEAEIVARAGQRGAVTISTNMAGRGTDIKLGEGVAELGGLFVLATERHESRRVDRQLRGRSARQGDPGESKFFLSFEDDLMRNFGAAERMTKMMERFGMKEGEELQHPWLNRSVETAQKRVEQRNYVWRKRVLEYDDVMNQQREVVYEWRNDVLNSNDTRILINEAVEKGITERLGAFVSKDAKNEEGDDYEGLLSWVNTTFPIGLRAFDDEFMALDFDAKSAFLKDKILGAYEVKVGNANPTVLQEIEKMILLNAIDRLWQEHLFALDALKEGVNLRTYGQKDPLIEFKQEAFTIFAELMNNINGEVLGNLFRSTQQLAAFEHFLAQMAMQQSGGDAPQQRQEEEEQEAPPPSPERDGPRLILPSSVGPRPKPKVTNIGRNDPCPCGSGKKYKQCCGRIA